One stretch of Jiangella gansuensis DSM 44835 DNA includes these proteins:
- a CDS encoding family 78 glycoside hydrolase catalytic domain has product MPGDDLREVEVNRSIPVRRSATWLAVAALVAGAAAAGLAAPAGAGAAGRPPLAPVELTVGDRVHPLNVEGTPSFGWLPQDRDPGEVQTAYQLVVEGASGTVWDSGKVASSEQSYVPYDGPSLDPGTAYTWTVRTWDSAGRPSPWAEPARFETGIPDDGWDGAQWIQRPPGGRSPLEIVDGRVRVTGGDITLADMDIAATDYTLELTVRPYTRGAGWVFRSPDRRNGYLWQLVPGQGLNTHLHRDGSSTRLASVPLSVVAGTDYRVRMEIAGSTFRTYVDGVLVDEHEDDTFPAGGVGLREASNEIGEFDDVEVTAPDGTTLFADDFSGDLSGWAEPPPSRQPDEWTLARTEVALRDQPVTRARAYVAGSHTYELFIDGQRADRGQSFAYSGEHFYQASDVTALVDGKDELALGGILHWYGGGQGRPAEVPGLLVRLVVEYADGERQVVVSDGSWKVTEGPYVATSRRNGEGDYIEHLDARRVPAGWDRLGFDDAAWDDAVVLGPHPTAPFTHLTGQETRLTETTARPVALLTAADGTPVIDFGVVIPARPVVRFDDGVAGRTVPMRAGYMLTDDGRVATSTLLSQGTNMSFPYTQVDGPQEFRAFTHLGFRYLELPGAGEEIALDDVEAVVVHTDTPPGREATFESSDATLDAVWDLMVRSAIYSVQEAFVDTPTREKGQFLGDAVNISYATMAAFGERDATQQAIREFLNSARRFWNTGNDLGRYNAVYPNGDGKRDIPDYSLMFVDWVWRYYQETGDRELLAEAYPAVLDTAGYVLRHIPADGPTAGLVTQLSGGSGAYQYGIVDWPEPGRFGYDMSAAARTTINAQSVAVLRDAAAMGEALGRPEAETAELTERADQLVERMNATLRRADGVYVDGLGADGSQSTHAGQHSTTYAIAHGVAPRADHAELAEYVAGLGMKQGPMTAHWILQALSDAGRPDAVLEMLTDADDLGWANLLAQDATFTWEAWTLDPGTNFSQSHGWGAQAVVDIQQTLLGVRTTSPGAATVEIAPPSGDAGLASAAGTVPTQRGDVTVAWRRVGDAVRLELDVPVNVTARVALPLPAGRSYRADGRSPATYLGVENGRAIFEVGSGRSVYHPVRDPEGAGR; this is encoded by the coding sequence ATGCCTGGCGATGACCTCCGGGAGGTCGAGGTGAATCGTTCCATTCCGGTGCGTCGATCAGCCACGTGGCTGGCGGTGGCCGCCCTGGTGGCGGGTGCCGCCGCGGCCGGCCTGGCCGCACCCGCGGGCGCGGGTGCCGCGGGCCGTCCGCCGCTGGCGCCCGTCGAGCTGACCGTGGGCGATCGCGTCCACCCGCTCAACGTCGAAGGGACGCCGTCGTTCGGCTGGCTGCCGCAGGACCGCGATCCCGGCGAGGTGCAGACCGCCTATCAGCTCGTCGTCGAGGGCGCCTCCGGCACCGTGTGGGACAGCGGCAAGGTCGCCTCGTCCGAGCAGTCCTACGTGCCGTACGACGGGCCGTCCCTGGACCCCGGCACCGCCTACACCTGGACGGTGCGTACATGGGACAGCGCCGGCCGGCCGTCGCCATGGGCTGAACCGGCCCGCTTCGAGACCGGCATCCCCGACGACGGCTGGGACGGCGCACAGTGGATCCAGCGCCCGCCGGGCGGCCGGAGCCCCCTGGAGATCGTCGACGGGCGGGTCCGGGTGACGGGCGGCGACATCACGCTCGCCGACATGGACATCGCGGCCACCGACTACACGCTCGAGCTGACGGTGCGCCCGTACACCCGCGGCGCCGGTTGGGTCTTCCGCAGCCCGGACCGGCGCAACGGCTATCTCTGGCAGCTGGTGCCCGGACAGGGTCTCAACACGCACCTGCATCGTGACGGCTCGTCGACCCGGTTGGCGAGCGTGCCGCTGAGCGTCGTGGCCGGCACCGACTACCGGGTGCGGATGGAGATCGCCGGTTCCACGTTCCGCACCTACGTCGACGGCGTACTGGTCGACGAGCATGAAGACGACACTTTCCCGGCCGGCGGCGTCGGGCTGCGGGAGGCATCGAACGAGATCGGCGAGTTCGACGACGTCGAGGTCACCGCGCCGGACGGCACGACCCTGTTCGCCGACGACTTCAGCGGCGACCTCTCCGGCTGGGCCGAGCCGCCGCCGTCGCGACAGCCGGACGAGTGGACGCTGGCGCGCACCGAGGTGGCGCTGCGCGACCAGCCGGTCACCCGGGCCCGCGCCTACGTCGCCGGCAGCCACACCTACGAGCTGTTCATCGACGGGCAGCGGGCCGACCGCGGCCAGTCGTTCGCCTACAGCGGCGAGCACTTCTACCAGGCCAGCGACGTCACGGCGCTGGTGGACGGGAAGGACGAGCTCGCCCTCGGCGGGATCCTGCACTGGTACGGCGGCGGGCAGGGCCGCCCGGCCGAGGTGCCCGGGTTGCTGGTGCGGCTGGTGGTGGAGTACGCCGACGGCGAGCGGCAGGTCGTCGTCAGCGACGGCTCCTGGAAGGTCACCGAAGGCCCGTACGTCGCGACATCGCGGCGCAACGGCGAGGGCGACTACATCGAGCATTTGGACGCCCGCCGGGTCCCGGCCGGCTGGGACCGGCTCGGCTTCGACGACGCGGCGTGGGACGACGCCGTCGTGCTCGGGCCGCACCCGACGGCGCCGTTCACCCACCTGACCGGCCAGGAGACCCGGCTGACGGAGACGACCGCGCGGCCGGTCGCGCTGCTGACCGCCGCCGACGGCACCCCGGTGATCGACTTCGGGGTGGTGATCCCGGCCCGGCCGGTCGTGCGCTTCGACGACGGCGTCGCCGGCCGGACGGTGCCGATGCGGGCGGGCTACATGCTCACCGACGACGGCAGGGTGGCCACGTCGACGCTGCTCAGCCAGGGCACGAACATGAGCTTCCCCTACACCCAGGTGGACGGCCCGCAGGAGTTCCGGGCCTTCACCCACCTCGGCTTCCGGTACCTGGAGCTTCCCGGCGCCGGCGAGGAAATCGCGCTCGACGACGTCGAGGCCGTCGTGGTGCACACCGACACCCCGCCCGGCCGGGAGGCGACGTTCGAGAGTTCCGACGCGACGCTGGACGCGGTGTGGGACCTGATGGTCCGCTCGGCCATCTACTCGGTGCAGGAAGCCTTCGTGGACACCCCGACCCGTGAGAAGGGGCAGTTCCTCGGCGACGCGGTCAACATCTCCTACGCCACCATGGCCGCGTTCGGCGAGCGCGACGCGACCCAGCAGGCGATCCGCGAATTCCTGAACTCCGCGCGCCGGTTCTGGAACACCGGCAACGACCTCGGCCGCTACAACGCCGTCTACCCGAACGGCGACGGCAAGCGCGACATCCCCGACTACTCGCTGATGTTCGTCGACTGGGTGTGGCGGTACTACCAGGAGACGGGCGACCGGGAGCTCCTCGCCGAGGCGTACCCGGCCGTCCTCGACACCGCCGGCTACGTGCTTCGGCACATCCCCGCCGACGGGCCGACCGCGGGCCTGGTGACCCAGCTCTCCGGCGGCAGCGGCGCCTACCAGTACGGCATCGTCGACTGGCCGGAGCCGGGCCGGTTCGGCTACGACATGAGCGCTGCCGCGCGCACCACCATCAACGCGCAGAGCGTCGCCGTGCTGCGCGACGCCGCCGCGATGGGCGAGGCCCTGGGCCGGCCCGAGGCCGAGACCGCCGAGCTCACGGAGCGCGCCGACCAACTGGTCGAGCGGATGAACGCCACGCTGCGCCGCGCCGACGGCGTGTACGTCGACGGCCTGGGCGCCGACGGCAGCCAGAGCACCCATGCCGGGCAGCACTCGACCACCTACGCGATCGCGCACGGCGTCGCACCGCGGGCCGACCATGCGGAACTGGCCGAGTACGTCGCCGGCCTGGGCATGAAACAGGGCCCGATGACGGCGCACTGGATCCTGCAGGCGCTGAGCGACGCCGGCCGGCCGGACGCGGTGCTGGAGATGCTGACCGACGCCGACGACCTCGGCTGGGCGAACCTGCTGGCCCAGGACGCGACGTTCACCTGGGAGGCATGGACCCTCGATCCCGGGACGAACTTCAGCCAGTCGCACGGCTGGGGCGCGCAGGCGGTCGTCGACATCCAGCAGACGCTGCTGGGAGTCCGGACCACCAGCCCGGGCGCGGCGACCGTGGAGATCGCGCCGCCGTCGGGCGATGCCGGGCTGGCCTCCGCGGCGGGCACGGTGCCGACCCAGCGCGGTGACGTGACGGTCGCGTGGCGGCGGGTCGGCGACGCGGTCCGGCTGGAGCTGGACGTGCCGGTCAACGTGACGGCGCGGGTCGCGCTGCCGCTCCCGGCCGGGCGTTCCTACCGGGCCGACGGTCGCAGTCCCGCCACCTACCTGGGCGTCGAGAACGGCCGGGCCATCTTCGAGGTCGGCTCCGGCCGTTCCGTCTACCACCCCGTCCGTGATCCGGAAGGAGCCGGCCGATGA
- the rhaS gene encoding rhamnose ABC transporter substrate-binding protein gives MFASRTRRTRRFAPAALGLSLVLTVAACGGTTQDSGDDDDGAGDDGTAAAADPDAEYAADLSIAMLPKSVNNPYFEASSDGAQSAVDELGGEYEYTGPSDASASSQVSYINTLSQQAADVILLSANDPNALCSSLEQARSAETYVVTFDSDVDPGCRDLFVSQVDSDEVGRALIEMAAEQIGGAGSVAILSATANATNQNAWIAVIEDELANNPDYADIELAGVVYGDDEDEKSFQETQGLLQANPDLGAIISPTTVGIAAAARYLSGSEFKGQVALTGLGTPNQMREYVKDGTVTEFALWDPTALGELAAYTGAAIASGIITGAEGETFTAGELGEYTVGADGVVTLGPPTRFNAENIDDFDF, from the coding sequence ATGTTCGCCAGTCGAACCCGCCGGACGCGTAGGTTCGCGCCGGCCGCCCTGGGCCTGTCCCTGGTGCTCACGGTCGCCGCCTGCGGCGGCACAACCCAGGACAGCGGGGATGACGACGACGGCGCCGGCGACGACGGGACCGCGGCCGCGGCCGACCCGGACGCCGAGTACGCCGCCGACCTGTCCATCGCCATGTTGCCCAAGTCGGTCAACAACCCGTACTTCGAAGCGTCCAGCGACGGCGCCCAGAGTGCGGTCGACGAGCTCGGCGGCGAGTACGAGTACACCGGCCCGTCCGACGCATCCGCGTCCTCGCAGGTCAGCTACATCAACACGCTGAGCCAGCAGGCGGCGGACGTCATCCTGTTGTCGGCCAATGACCCCAACGCGCTGTGCTCCTCGCTGGAGCAGGCGCGCAGTGCCGAGACGTACGTCGTCACGTTCGACTCCGACGTCGACCCGGGCTGCCGTGACCTGTTCGTCAGTCAGGTCGACAGCGACGAGGTGGGCCGGGCGCTCATCGAGATGGCGGCCGAGCAGATCGGCGGCGCCGGTTCCGTGGCCATCCTGTCCGCTACCGCGAACGCCACCAACCAGAACGCCTGGATCGCGGTGATCGAGGACGAGCTGGCCAACAACCCCGATTACGCGGACATCGAACTGGCGGGCGTTGTCTACGGCGACGACGAGGACGAGAAGTCCTTCCAGGAGACCCAGGGTCTGCTGCAGGCCAATCCGGACCTCGGCGCCATCATCTCGCCGACGACGGTCGGTATCGCGGCCGCGGCCCGATACCTCTCCGGGTCGGAGTTCAAGGGGCAGGTCGCGCTGACCGGGCTGGGCACGCCGAACCAGATGCGCGAGTACGTCAAGGACGGCACGGTGACGGAGTTCGCGCTCTGGGACCCGACGGCGCTGGGCGAGCTGGCCGCGTACACGGGCGCGGCCATCGCGTCCGGCATCATCACCGGCGCCGAGGGTGAGACCTTCACCGCCGGTGAGCTGGGCGAATACACGGTCGGCGCCGACGGCGTCGTGACGCTGGGCCCGCCGACGAGGTTCAACGCCGAGAACATCGACGACTTCGACTTCTGA
- a CDS encoding NEW3 domain-containing protein, giving the protein MTGRLLDWLDRQRTAGELPADTAEALAAAVGAVHGELSSASALITGVAVTVAPPADGSVVAGGAAEVGVTVTNSGEHRVQGVQAVVTAPEGWTVTPAGPDRVGSLPPGETFTVRFSVAAPLSQPVAAAVPITATASYLHAGGRVELSAPATLDVLSPVTLGDVAADPRIIDEPGTPSTVTAVVTNRAAQPVDSTVRAAVPEGWSVEPASVAYQLAAGEHAEVSFRVVPPAEPAAGDVTLTAGYGDHDGATATVRLTHSLAGWLFDTDGDAEGWEPGNHLTEPEVSGGVLRVTSTGGDPYLVSSTPLSIDAADGVVVEVTMQVAADSGAQLFWTSAAEPFFSEGKSTKFPVTAGEPRTYRVPVRGFDGTLTGLRLDPLERDGDVVIDAIRIVR; this is encoded by the coding sequence GTGACCGGCCGCCTGCTGGACTGGCTGGACCGACAGCGGACGGCCGGTGAGTTGCCCGCCGACACGGCCGAGGCGCTGGCCGCCGCGGTGGGCGCGGTGCACGGCGAGCTGTCATCCGCGAGCGCACTCATCACCGGCGTCGCGGTGACGGTCGCCCCGCCGGCGGACGGCTCCGTCGTCGCCGGCGGCGCTGCGGAGGTCGGCGTGACCGTGACCAACAGCGGCGAGCACCGGGTCCAAGGCGTCCAGGCCGTGGTCACCGCGCCCGAGGGCTGGACGGTGACGCCGGCGGGCCCGGACCGGGTCGGATCGCTGCCGCCGGGCGAGACCTTCACCGTGCGGTTCTCGGTGGCCGCCCCGCTGTCGCAGCCGGTCGCGGCTGCCGTCCCGATCACCGCGACGGCGTCCTACCTGCACGCCGGGGGCAGGGTCGAGCTGTCCGCCCCGGCCACCCTGGACGTCCTCTCGCCGGTGACGCTCGGCGACGTCGCGGCCGACCCGCGCATCATCGACGAGCCGGGCACGCCGTCGACCGTGACGGCCGTGGTCACCAACCGCGCGGCGCAGCCGGTCGACAGCACCGTTCGGGCCGCGGTACCGGAGGGCTGGAGCGTCGAGCCGGCGTCGGTGGCGTATCAGCTCGCGGCCGGTGAGCACGCCGAGGTGTCGTTCCGGGTGGTGCCGCCGGCGGAACCGGCCGCGGGAGACGTCACCCTCACCGCAGGCTACGGAGACCACGACGGCGCCACGGCCACCGTCCGGCTGACCCACTCACTGGCCGGCTGGCTGTTCGACACCGACGGCGACGCCGAGGGCTGGGAACCGGGCAACCACCTGACCGAGCCCGAGGTCTCCGGCGGCGTGCTGCGCGTGACGTCCACCGGCGGTGACCCGTACCTGGTGAGCTCCACGCCGCTGTCCATCGATGCGGCGGACGGCGTCGTCGTCGAGGTGACCATGCAGGTCGCGGCCGACAGCGGGGCCCAGCTGTTCTGGACCAGCGCCGCCGAGCCGTTCTTCAGCGAGGGCAAGAGCACGAAGTTCCCCGTCACCGCCGGTGAGCCACGTACCTACCGGGTCCCGGTGCGCGGCTTCGACGGCACCCTCACGGGGCTCCGGCTGGACCCATTGGAGCGCGACGGCGACGTCGTCATCGATGCCATCCGGATCGTCCGCTGA
- a CDS encoding ABC transporter permease, which produces MSTDTAPDRITQAQPSSSRLRSSRIVGWDGAIVLVTVLVIAVAALTVEHFGTSRNAGFLILDLTPVLLLALPMTLIIVTGEIDLSVASTVGLTSSAMGVMWNNGLPLETIMPLCVVIGAVLGAVNGILVTALGLPSLAVTIGTLALYRGLAFVLLGDTAVADFPRDFSSWTIGNLGTSSVPNVLIPLIVISGLFAAVLHATPVGRAVFAAGANPIAAAFAGIPVGRLKFWLYVTSGAVAGLVGVFWTLRYSSARADNASGLELTVVAAVLLGGVSIFGGKGTLPGVVAGVVLLSSLQNALRLASVSTEALTVVTGSLLIVSVLAPNVVTSARAALVRRRARLRTTPTS; this is translated from the coding sequence ATGTCGACTGACACCGCACCGGACCGGATCACCCAGGCCCAGCCGTCGTCGTCGCGGCTGCGCTCCAGCCGGATCGTGGGCTGGGACGGCGCCATCGTCCTGGTGACGGTCCTGGTCATCGCCGTGGCGGCGCTGACGGTCGAGCACTTCGGCACGTCCCGCAACGCCGGGTTCCTGATCCTGGACCTGACACCGGTTCTGCTGCTGGCACTGCCGATGACGCTGATCATCGTCACCGGTGAGATCGACCTCTCCGTCGCCAGCACCGTCGGGCTGACCAGTTCCGCCATGGGCGTGATGTGGAACAACGGGCTGCCGCTGGAGACCATCATGCCGCTGTGCGTGGTGATCGGCGCCGTGCTCGGTGCCGTCAACGGCATCCTCGTCACCGCGCTGGGGTTGCCGTCGCTTGCGGTCACCATCGGTACCCTCGCGCTCTATCGCGGGCTGGCCTTCGTGCTGCTCGGCGACACCGCGGTGGCGGACTTCCCGCGCGACTTCAGCAGCTGGACCATCGGCAACCTCGGTACGTCGTCGGTGCCGAACGTGCTGATCCCGCTCATCGTGATCTCCGGGCTCTTCGCCGCCGTCCTCCACGCCACCCCGGTGGGTCGGGCCGTCTTCGCCGCGGGTGCGAACCCGATCGCCGCGGCCTTCGCCGGCATCCCGGTCGGGCGGCTGAAGTTCTGGCTCTACGTCACGTCCGGCGCGGTCGCCGGTCTGGTCGGCGTCTTCTGGACGCTGCGCTACTCCAGCGCCCGCGCCGACAACGCCAGCGGCCTGGAACTGACGGTCGTCGCGGCGGTGCTGCTGGGCGGCGTCTCCATCTTCGGCGGCAAGGGCACGTTGCCGGGCGTGGTGGCCGGCGTGGTGCTGCTGTCGTCGCTGCAGAACGCCCTGCGGCTGGCCAGCGTGTCGACCGAGGCGCTCACCGTCGTGACCGGATCGCTGCTGATCGTGTCCGTCCTCGCCCCGAATGTCGTCACGTCGGCGCGGGCCGCCCTGGTCCGCCGGCGTGCACGTCTGCGCACGACCCCGACGTCGTAG